In one Rhopalosiphum padi isolate XX-2018 chromosome 3, ASM2088224v1, whole genome shotgun sequence genomic region, the following are encoded:
- the LOC132927994 gene encoding piezo-type mechanosensitive ion channel component-like isoform X4, with protein MKKFIISLLLFHIILPLSLLICICLKQNALTGIYLFLLLYLPLIKTPTPTNINGSSGMFLKTVTLISWLMVLIQLLFQIVLLVMHPYGKILEPPCSGVERMFRYIGLIELSKLQLIEILYFYLPELIMVCASTIIQRMLIKINVEEDASDTFMEITDSETRATTWQQTSSISVAISIGKYLCLVIICLAGVAVPSIISAFYYITFLGIMTWWSCYHPISRGFAYLFRFVCLVACIHVSILFVYQMEWAQILLPPQSPIARYYGLIAIIETTCTNTVKVKFMDCEWPMYALPLILVVTHYLLWFESLLILNNPDLETKEPLGMTRQVTVRLSQKGPNSYFFRNKTNRWRAATRKVCLIRGQKPMYTTSPTTTDSPSCSMVESEVQKPNTQQDGYHDDREYKSNIFYYLMDVLSTVSQFITRTSYIGTNIVMMAWSITYHSWLTFVLLLWASVSWMVPQQRKTMLRSSPFLVFYAEFLLLSQFLYGMNLNDSELPQTIQDWNLEQIGFTKVLHFPCKPLIIKTLFTTMFWITMRQYMQERREARSHSAVANMIAPLQVTVGTATAMGGDSGTKGSQLMQRLGEEAKIILTKFWIWVVAFVLFGIGITGERMTIFRIIYMALALIFLLTFQLSWVLWRKIMYGFWLTVIIYSMLILVMTYTYQFDNFPYYWEKYLKIPPTLQLDIGLEKFETGELFVRLLTPTFFVIITVVQLYYFHKDFLAISDIKSRGTSIVKPSKPGNSSTSNSDKESTDSSISLTDNKYQKHPPRPSFISERKSFKVFKNLPKVKLRSFFKMIKTILSYIIELAWLYAELHMIKIILLCVMFLAVYEVCLVHFVLVVLVTISLVFNSRIQSIIVYIISVYVSILLLTKMIYQIEYIREGTWNVTCPDPDEPDKTKDYNTANWVGFKKSTANISLLNLLKGYISIVFVITLHRVVITRQKYKRHLKGRPLSKPLRMFPGITFKDVDHDIPHCLKYLLNFGFYRFGVEITLIAVAVLVGTRMDFYAVLYALWLMTFVMLSRGTLAKVWIIFMFFVVITIPLQYAIVIGLPPDLCLQWPWDENEIMKNFRDWMFLPDPDSPPDAYKLLCDFIVLLFVSRQSIVFKIERRHIDVEYPGGTNRSIIEEAEKPSFINPVPDFVSHIRSWLDILKRIVLIGFIWFTLAIVFLAGTNRVNLFSLGYLIGSFIFLWQGNDYYLRPVNVILKWWNKLILYNITVITLKAILQIPGCIFMNYMKMKACWMIQLFGISCIQKFSTNHPAITSSDNDDCEIPIEHVGLAWDILCFGFLIFQRRLFNSHYFFRIVDETKAMAILASRGAELIQELSQKRIQEQHESERKVLEKIKSKMDRIKATQKKIQGFGIKDPESHEKAIRSGDYYMFDEFDDELDSIVEKDNELSDDSLEDSDKTDTDQFVYKKKKETDKSVVGETSKLAMGDGEDLREDTQDGDKLKSFSMKIKENINLFMAFVNSSTKTLIRKLNKISRDYRYVIRTLAVEKKTLKQNRGFGIGLRTGSSMIWQPMPFVGKSVTLSAEKLEELEEQQELNASNQPQLMRLILALWFAIISHSDLVCYFMIFLHQIKSATILSLPLPLMVFLWGTLTVPRPTKNFWVTLIAYTEVIVVIKCMFQFDMIPWNQQVVTDNMPFFLPRIIGIEKKPNYATYDLFLLLVLFFHRTMLKSLGLWKSSLSFKGTPINQISLFDTIDTRCSMGSEGYQGSVDNDPSTEQTTVVLAPEFLQSSNKDVQLIQKSYEQSFDKSNSVETDNLLEIMPLSLKKHCSPLVSFFEQLIDSSSRVNADVYTYMFLCDFFNIFVVVFGFSAFGSQSDGGVSQYFEENKVPVPFLIMLTLQFALITVDRLLYLRKYILGKILFQFVLIIGSHIWMFFILPGVTERQFNAVLPPQLWYMVKCFYLLLSAYQIRSGYPTRILGNVLCKNYNYINMILFKLFMLCPFVFELRTIMDWVWTETSMTLPDWLKMEDIFAHIFQLKCSRRVENEYPNPRGIKIKPAKKYLIGGGCLICLVTAISFPLVLFALGNTVGEPNLPEGINLNVKLGSNQPIYTMSMEGTIQKFDESDWYSMINVYKKSRSAQTFLSNYDYEDVGVFYITTHSANTWSISPPELESMIQQLSGPNASYTVKTDWVINRKNAYGEQPKDVKDSHEITINQTICAELANLITNKNHSVMLYGLIPKFIKVTGFGGAKAVSQLMISNETEPYMNASVFLNSNNNNNNDSEKWWDLYEECPHESSARYLYDLPKSSCLPGGNKRNFTIYTFNDKAFPETLNIISGKGIIGLYTTFVIVVHTFVRGFFTGISTKIMFDDMPYVDRILQLCLDIYLVRESGELDLEEDLFAKLVFLYRSPETLIKWTRPPDTTSNEDPDDALPELSA; from the exons GTATCTGTTTAAAACAGAATGCATTAAccggaatttatttatttttactactctATCTTCCACTAATCAAAACACCTACTCCAACAAATATAAAtg gaaGTTCtggaatgtttttaaaaactgtaactTTGATAAGTTGGCTCATGGTATTAATTCAGCTTTTATTCCAAATTGTTCTGCTTGTGATGCATCCATACGGAAAAATTTTAGAACCACCTT gcaGTGGAGTAGAACGAATGTTTCGTTATATTGGATTAATTGAGTTATCTAAACTACAACTGATTGAAATATTGTACTTCTACTTACCAGAATTGATAATGGTGTGTGCATCTACTATTATACAACgcatgttaattaaaattaatgttgaaGAAGATGCGTCAGATACTTTTATGGAAATCACAGATTCTGAAACAAGAGCAACTACATGGCAACAGACAAGTTCTATTTCTGTTGCTATTTCTATtg gaAAATATCTTTGTTTGGTGATTATTTGTCTTGCTGGAGTTGCAGTACCATCAATTATTAGTGCATTTTACTACATAACATTTTTGGGAATAATGACATGGTGGTCTTGTTACCATCCTATAAGTCGTGGATTTGCCTACTTATTTCGTTTTGTTTGTTTGGTTGCTTGTATACATGTATCTATTCTTTTTGTATATCAAATGGAGTGGGCTCAAATCCTTTTACCTCCACAATCACCAATTgcaag ATACTATGGTCTCATTGCTATCATAGAAACAACTTGTACAAATACTGTTAAAGTCAAATTTATGGATTGTGAATGGCCAATGTATGCATTACCTTTAATCTTGGTTGTTACACATTATCTCTTATGGTTTGAATCACTTCTTATACTAAACAACCcg gATCTAGAAACAAAGGAACCATTAGGAATGACTCGGCAAGTAACAGTTCGTTTATCTCAAAAAGGTCCCAATAGCTATTTCTttcgaaataaaacaaatcgGTGGCGTGCTGCCACTCGCAAAGTTTGC ctAATTCGTGGCCAAAAACCTATGTATACTACTAGTCCGACAACAACTGACAGTCCATCTTGTAGTATGGTGGAAAGTGAAGTACAAAAACCTAATACTCAACAAGATGGATACCACGatgata gagaatataaatcaaatatattttattatttgatggatGTTCTAAGTACTGTCTCACAATTTATCACCCGCACATCATATATTGGCACTAATATTGTAATGATG GCTTGGAGTATTACATATCACAGTTGGTTAACATTTGTACTGCTATTATGGGCTAGTGTTTCTTGGATGGTTCCTCAACAAAGAAAAACAATGCTAAGATCATCGCCGTTTTTAGTGTTCTATGCAGAATTTTTGCTGTTATCGCAATTTTTATACGGAATGAATTTAAATGATTCTGAATTACCTCAAACTATTCAAGATTGGAATTTGGAACAAATTGGTTTTACCAAAGTTCTTCATTTTCCTTGCAAGCCTTTAATTATAAag acaTTATTTACAACAATGTTCTGGATAACAATGAGACAATATATGCAAGAAAGGAGGGAAGCTAGAAGTCATTCTGCTGTAGCTAATATGATTGCTCCTCTCCAAGTTACAGTGGGAACAGCAACAG cTATGGGAGGTGATTCAGGTACAAAGGGTAGTCAATTAATGCAGAGACTTGGCGAAGAAGCTAAAATTATTCTTACCAAATTTTGGATATGGGTTGTGGCATTTGTGTTATTTGGAATTGGCATAACTGGCGAACGGATGACAATATTTCGAATAATCTATATGGCACtggcattaatatttttattaacattccAA ttGTCTTGGGTTTTATGGAGAAAAATTATGTATGGTTTTTGGCTTACagtcataatttattcaatgcTGATATTAGTTATGACATACACATATCAGTTTGATAATTTTCCATATTATTGGGAAAAGTATCTAAAAATTCCACCCACATT acAATTAGATATAGGTTTGGAAAAATTTGAAACTGGTGAGCTATTTGTACGACTTTTGACTCCaacattttttgttatcataACTGTTGTTCAACTTTACTATTTCCACAAAGATTTTTTGGCTATATCTGATATTAAGAGCCG TGGTACTAGTATTGTTAAGCCATCCAAACCAGGCAATTCTTCTACTTCAAATAGTGACAAAGAATCTACAGATTCTAGCATTTCACTTACAgataataaataccaaaaacATCCTCCACGTCCAAGCTTTATATCTGAGAGAAAATCTTTTAAAGTCttcaaaa atctacCAAAAGTCAAATTACGctcatttttcaaaatgattaaaacaattttatcatatattattgagtTAGCATGGCTGTATGCTGAATTACACAtgataaaaatcatattgttgTGTGTCATGTTTTTGGCTGTATATGAA gtGTGTTTGGTTCATTTTGTATTGGTTGTATTGGTGACTATATCATTAGTATTTAATAGTCGTATACAGTCAATTATTGTCTATATCATATCCgtttatgtatctatattgtTACTTACCAAGATGATTTACCAAATTGAATATATACGAGAGGGTACATGGAATGTCACATGTCCA gacCCAGATGAACCAGATAAAACTAAAGATTATAATACGGCAAATTGGGTTGGATTTAAAAAGTCTACAGCTAATATTTCTTTACTCAATTTACTTAAAGGAtatattt CTATAGTTTTTGTCATAACATTGCATAGAGTTGTTATAACTCGACAAAAATATAAGAGACATTTAAAAGGTAGACCATTGTCAAAACCTTTAAGAATGTTTCCAGGTATTACATTTAAAGATGTAGATCACGATATACCTCATTGTTTGaagtatttattgaattttggaTTTTATCGATTTGGCGTAGag ATAACTCTTATTGCTGTAGCAGTACTAGTTGGAACAAGGATGGACTTTTATGCTGTACTTTATGCATTATGGTTAATGACTTTTGTAATGTTATCGAGGGGAACTTTAGCAAAAGTGtggataatttttatgttttttgttgttattaccATACCATTACAATATGCTATCGTCATTGGACTGCCTCCAGATCTTTGTTTAC aaTGGCCCTGGGATGAAAATGAAATTATGAAGAATTTCCGTGACTGGATGTTCTTACCAGACCCTGATTCGCCTCCAGatgcatacaaattattat gtgattttattgtattattgtttgtgtCTCGTCAATCTATTGTCTTCAAAATAGAAAGAAGACATATAGACGTGGAGTACCCAGGAGGAACAAATCGTTCAATTATTGAAGAAGCTGAAAAGCCCAGTTTTATAAATCCAGTGCCCGACTTTGTATCTCATATAAG atcatGGCTTGATATATTAAAACGTATTGTTCTCATTGGATTTATTTGGTTCACATTAGCCATTGTGTTTTTGGCTGGTACCAATAGAGTTAATCTATTTTCTCTTGGATATCTAATtggttcatttatatttttatggcaaGGCAATGATTATTATCTTCGGCCAGTAAATGTTATTCTTAAATG GTGGAATAaattaatactgtataatataactgttattaCTTTAAAAGCTATACTTCAAATACCTGgttgtatttttatgaattacatGAAAATGAAAGCTTGTTGGATGATACAACTATTTGGTATTTCTTGCATACAAAAGTTTTCTACTAACCATCCAGCTATAACATCAtcag acaATGATGATTGTGAGATACCGATTGAACATGTTGGTTTAGCATgggatattttatgttttggatttttaatctTCCAAAGACGTCTTTTCAACAGTCATTATTTCTTTAGAATCGTAGATGAAACAAAAGCAATGGCTATATTAGCCTCCag agGGGCTGAATTAATTCAAGAGCTTTCACAAAAACGAATCCAAGAACAACACGAATCAGAACGAAAGGTCCtagaaaaaatcaaatcaaaaatgGATCGAATCAAAGCTACTCAAAAGAAAATTCAAGGTTTTGGAATCAAAGATCCAGAATCTCATGAAAAAG CTATTCGTTCAGGTGATTATTACATGTTTGATGAATTCGATGATGAATTAGATTCAATTGTGGAAAAAGATAATGAATTAAGTGATGATTCACTTGAAGATTCAGACAAAACTGATACAGACCAATTTgtgtataaa aaaaagaaAGAAACGGATAAATCAGTTGTTGGTGAAACAAGTAAACTAGCAAT GGGCGATGGTGAGGATTTAAGAGAag ataCTCAAGATGGAGATAAGTTAAAATCATTCAGTatgaaaattaaagaaaatattaatttgttcatGGCTTTTGTCAATAGTTCAACAAAAACATTGATaaggaaattaaataaaatttctcgAGACTATAGATATGTTATTCGTACACTAGCAGTTGAAAAGAAAacgttaaaa caAAATCGAGGATTTGGAATTGGTCTAAGAACAGGTTCATCAATGATTTGGCAACCTATGCCATTTGTTGGTAAAAGTGTTACATTAAG TGCTGAAAAATTAGAAGAACTAGAAGAACAACAAGAATTAAATGCCTCCAATCAACCTCAGCTTATGCGTCTCATTCTCGCTCTTTGGTTTGCAATCATATCACACTCTGATTTGGTgtgttattttatgatattcttGCATCAGATTAAGTCTGCCACCATTTTAAGTTTACCACTGCCATTGATGGTTTTTCTTTGGGGTACACTCACTGTTCCTAGGCCAACAAAGAATTTCTGGGTCACTCTAATCGCTTACACTGAA gtaattgTTGTCATTAAATGTATGTTCCAATTTGATATGATCCCGTGGAATCAACAAGTTGTTACCGACAACATGCCATTCTTTCTGCCAAGAATTATTGGTATTGAGAAGAAACCAAACTATGCGACATATGATTTATTCTTACTTCTTGTTTTGTTCTTCCAccg aaccaTGTTAAAATCGCTGGGTCTCTGGAAAAGTTCACTATCATTTAAAGGAACACCTATTAATCAAATATCTTTATTTGATACAATCGATACACGATGTTCAATGGGTTCTGAGGGCTACCAAGGATCTGTAGACAACGATCCAAGTACTGAACAAACGACTGTTGTGTTGGCTCCagaatttttacaatctagtaacAAGGATGtacaattaattcaaaaatcatATGAACAGTCATTTGATAAATCAAACTCAGTAGAAACTGACAATCTCTTAGAAATAATGCCATTATC tctcAAAAAGCATTGCAGTCCTCTAGTGTCCTTCTTTGAACAATTAATAGATTCAAGCTCTAGAGTCAACGCTGatgtttatacttatatgttTTTGTGTGATTTCTTcaatatatttgttgttgtttttggaTTCTCAGCTTTTGGT tcTCAAAGTGATGGTGGCGTTTCTCAATACTTCGAAGAAAATAAAGTACCTGTTCCATTTCTAATCATGTTGACTCTTCAATTTGCATTAATCACTGTTGATCGGTTGCTTTATTTAAGAAAGTATATCCTGGGAAAGATACTATTCcagtttgtattaataattggttCTCATATATGGATGTTTTTCATATTACCTGGAGTTACAGAAAG ACAATTTAATGCTGTACTTCCGCCTCAACTTTGGTATATGGTAAAATGCTTTTATCTATTACTATCTGCATATCAAATTAGAAGTGGATATCCTACAAGAATTCTTGGAAACGTTCTATGCAAAAATTACAACTATATTAACATGATTCTATTCAAACT ttttatgtTATGTCCATTTGTATTTGAACTGAGAACAATAATGGACTGGGTATGGACTGAAACATCAATGACATTACCAGATTGGCTTAAAATGGAAGACATTTTTGCACATATTTTccaattaaaa tgttcgAGGCGTGTGGAAAATGAATACCCAAATCCTAgaggaattaaaattaaaccagctaaaaaatatttgattggaGGTGGATGCTTGATCTGTTTAGTGACTGCTATCTCGTTTCCACTAGTGTTATTTGCTCTTGGGAATACAGTAGGAGAACCTAATTTGCCCGAAGGTATCAATCTAAATGTTAAACTTGGATCTAACCAACCAATATATACTATGAGTATGGAAGGTACAATTCAGAA gtttGACGAATCTGACTGGTACTCAATGATTAATGTGTACAAAAAGTCAAGATCAGCACAAACATTCTTATCCAACTATGATTATGAAGATGTTGGTGTATTTTACATAACAACCCATTCAGCAAATACATGGTCAATTAGTCCACCTGAATTGGAAAGCATGATACAACAATTGAGTGGACCAA atgCCTCTTACACAGTTAAAACTGATTGGGTTATTAATCGTAAGAATGCTTATGGAGAACAACCAAAAGATGTTAAAGATAGTCATGAAATTACTATTAATCAAACAATTTGTGCAGAACTTGCTAATctcattactaataaaaatcacAGTGTTATGTTGTATGGTTTAATTCCCAAGTTTATTAAAGTCACTGGATTTGGAGGGGCAAAAGCTGTATCACAACTTATGATCAGTAATGaaa CCGAGCCATATATGAATGCTAGTGTGTTTttaaatagtaacaataataataataatgatagtgaAAAATGGTGGGACTTGTATGAAGAATGTCCTCATGAAAGCTCTGCTCGTTATTTGTATGATTTGCCCAAAAGCTCATGTCTTCCTGGTGGTAACAAAAGGAACttcacaatatatacatttaatgacaAAGCATTTCCAGAAACATTGAACATCATTAGTGGAAAAGG gattaTTGGACTGTATACAACGTTTGTTATTGTCGTTCATACGTTTGTTCGAGGATTTTTCACCGGTATATCAACCAAAATTATGTTTGATGATATGCCATACGTAGATAGGATCTTACAACTGTGCTTAGATATTTATCTGGTGAGAGAAAGTGGTGAATTAGATTTGGAAGAAGACCTATTCGCTAAACTAGTATTCTTGTATCGGTCACCTGAAACGTTAATTAAGTGGACTCGGCCACCTGACACAACATCAAATGAAGATCCCGACGATGCTCTCCCAGAACTCTCTGCATAa